In Phaseolus vulgaris cultivar G19833 chromosome 7, P. vulgaris v2.0, whole genome shotgun sequence, the genomic stretch TGCTTAACTCAATCTCTTTGAGAAGCTCCCTCACTCTGTCCATGTCCGAGTCTTTTGAAGCTTGGATTAGTCTGCTTTGAATCGTCTCCAGCTTGGTCAGACTCCTATTACTTGACGTAGCCTCATGTGACCATATAAAACCCGTCATCTTCCACAAGAGGATCCCTACATAGATGGCTACAATGCAGTCTACAGTGTAATGATGACGTTCTCGTATTTCTCTTTGGGCACTATGCATCAAAAGAAGCCATACAAGAGCAGAACTGAAACCTCCATATGCTTCCTGCAGTTATTATAGTATAGAAAGAAAAATCGAAAGGTAAGCTCCTGCTAACAAAATCAACTGCAAACAATCAAAAGATGAAAACACAAGGCAGTCTTGAAATTAATTCAAATCATACTGTCCAAGCCATGGCTGTGAGTACGGCAACAAGCATGTGGCCGCTGTATAGGAGATCATTGCAGCCACCTCCAGCTTTCTTTAACAGATTGTACCATGAAGGTCCTTCGGACACAGTGGGTCGCAAAAAATCAATCAGAAAGTTCATTGAACCCCAATCTGGCTGGTAGTCACCAACTGGTTTTCCAATGTCaactaagaaaaaaaagtatgttAATTTGGAAGACCGTCTGATCCAAGCAAAATGTCCCTAAAGATGGACAGGTTCATACAGACATATTATCCAGCGGAGAGTAAAAGCTATACTTGCGGATGATACATGAAATAAGAAAATCTTAATTCATGCATGTCCAAAGAAACTCCAAATGGCTGCAAATAATTCCAGGGTCCAAAACCTAATAATTTTTAGGTTCAATTCAAAGTTGATGTTTCTAGTCAACGAAGTTCATGAAAAATAAACGAAGAGTGTCTTTAATCAGAATCACAAGTCTTGTAAATTTGTAAACATTATGGGCCATAACATAAGCACTCCCAGATTAAATCAGTAAATGGTATGAGAACATTACTTTGTAAGTTAAAAGCAGTTGCTAGAACCCAGCAAAAATAATATCCTACATACCATAAGCTGTATCTAGCTTTATCACCCGGCTGATAGCATCATGATCTGTAGCATAGGGAACATAATACTTCTGGGCCCAAGGATGAGGATACCCCGGAACTCTGAACCGAGAACCAGCACACCAAGGACGGGCTGATGGCAAAATTGTAGACGCAAAAGTTATGGCACGAAGAAGGCGGCCAACTCCCATGGTAAACATATATCTAGCCCCTAATCCGAGGCCCGGAGCTTTCACAGAATCAAATAGCACCGAGAACGCCAGCATCATAAACAACATCAAGAAATGGTGCAGTCCTATGATTCGAGCTCTTAATATCTTAACAATAGGACTGGGAAGTTTCTCATTTAATGCCAATAGAAACCATTGACCCGTATCTGGAAGCGGAGGTGTATTCctgtcagaaaaaaaaaaggattttattttcaaatagaaATCACAACACTCGATTGAAGTTAAGTTCATGTAAAAATAACGATGGCACACTCTCTACCACACCTGGATTATCTTTATTGTGATTTACGTTAACGGAGAATTACTCAAAACCTTATGGCCCGTTGTTAATATTGTAATTTTCAAATTGAAATTACCAATGCCAGTGATCTTGTTTAATGCACTTATGTTAGCTTGTTGATGCTTACTTCTTGCTACTTGTGCTAGTAACAGATTCTCTGAAATATTCTTTCCGAGTTTTCAATCTTAAAGTTAAATTTTTATCGAAAATGGTAAAATCAGAAGTTcgttaataaattaattaagaactgaaatcaacactaataattttttgtcaTTATTACTAATTGTCACAGAGACATTAATACAAGTTATCTTATTTTAGCCAAACAGATATTACTTAAAGCATCCAAAAGCCgttgaatctaaaatattattactaaataCAAATCTGCGCCTACCACCAAAACGAGATCCACTTTCCAAAATCTAATCAAGATCAACGAGATAAGAAACATCGGTGATCTACACATTGCAATGAACAGAAGAAGGAACGGCAACGGAGTTGGGTAGAGAGACAGTTACCGGTGCCAGTCGAGGCCGAGGACGGCGGTGACGGAGCGGACGGAGAGGGCTTCAAAGAGAAGTGCGGAAAGCATGAAGAGCATGGAGGCGACGAACGGAATCGCCGAACGGAACTCGGCGGACCAGTGACGGTAGGAGGGGACGCGGACCACAGCGGCGAGGGCGAGGAGGGACCACAGCGCCGGTTGCAGCCAAGAGTGCCACGTCGGGGACAGGTGGCGCAGGTAGTCGACGGTGATGTAGGACATGGCGGCTATGGCCAGGCCGGCGTTCTTCGCCGGCCACCGCATGGGCTGCGAGTGAGAGTGAGGAATCGAAGAGTGTTGGAAGTGAAGACTGACTGGAAGAGTAGAATTGAGCTGAGGCGGACTTTCAGGGGAAGTgggtatttaaaaatataaaaattactaaatctttacttttaaaataaccaGAATATTTATTACGTTTGTATCTTATTTCCTTTCTTTTGATGTCTTCTATTGTATCtgttattttctattttgtcGTTTTATCGGTAAGATATGTGTGTCATGATATTATGACGCTTAAGTTTAAAGGTTGGAGTATTAGATGTTTGGGATATAAATTCTATTACCTTCTTTTAGAAAGAGGTCATCTATTTATAACTACAATTTTAAACTTCAGGATATACAAATTAATGGATATAGTCAATAAAACTCAATGATTCGTTAATCATTGTTTACGTGTAGTTATTGCATAATAAttacttaataatattatttaatgatgtgtttatttttaattttttttcaattactcTTCTATCAACAAATGCAATACAAGTAACCCCACTAATGAGGATAcatagaataattttttaattatttgataataatataaaacaaaaaaatattttagctCATTTGCATCAAGTttaaaattcttttttctataGCATTCATCCGGAGGAACATGTGAGAATAATAGGTAAAAGTTGATTAGTAGCATATTACTACAAATGTCATactaattttcataaatttaaaatccaTAATACCAATTGTTTAGAAATAccatttagtttattttaattaaatattatttagttGTCTCTATTTGAGCAAccttaattaattttgtttttatttgacaAAAATCGATACGATTTTtataaggtttttttttaatgaaattcaATGGAATCTATATAAACCATGTTTTCATCCATAGGATAGTACCCGAATCTTTAAAAAATTCGATTATATTTGAATTGTCCATTTTCAAATAATATCCACAATaatcacaaatattttttttttttataatttaatttataaaaagtttCACATTCAATCCACAAATGCGTCAATTTTTGGCTTTCATGGAGATTTTTTAGAATTTTCTCTTATAGTGGAATCAATATCATTTGTATCATTTGTACTAGTTATGAAACTCAAACTACAATTCTCACTTTCACTACTAAAAAAAGTAACTATAAAAAAACCATCATTGGATTTGTTAATATTACCAAAAATACAACTATCAATAAAAATTTGAGAATGAAAATAACTATCAATGGAACTATGAATGTTATTGTTCTAACAACTAAATGAAGTATTACTAATCACTCTTAATAACAACATTAAGatatctagaaaaaaaaaattgttcactTATAAAAGAGTAATTGTTGTTAATatccaaagtttttttttcactatCTAAACATATTGAATAACTATTCCTATTATCATATTTAACTAAAAAAGTTTTATCAACACCTACTAAATAATCAAAAGAGTTATAACTAGAATTATCACGTTTAGACTGGTATTCTCAACAGATCAAGACTCTCAAAGTTATAACTAGAATTATCACGTTTAGACTGGTATTCTCAACAGGATCAAGACTCTCCattaatttctttctttaattcaCACCTGTATTCTAACTTTCTATTAAGTAACATAGAATTGAAATACCATTTTCCATAAATTTTTTTCCtatatttacataaaatataataaatgtaaatttttttcctatatttacataaaatataataaatgtatCTAATCAAGTACTTATGTGTATTAGGATGTTCGACCTCGGATAGTATAATATTATTgaaacattattaaaaaaataaattaaaattagactAGTTGTCGAATTATTAACTAAATCAGGCTTTACTATTTAAATTAAAGATGGTGCATGTGTAATTTGATAAATCAgagtattattattttgaaatatgtaGGGGTTGCTAATTTCCAAGATAATCCAGAAGAACAACAATAGCTCCTGTTTTCACATAGTTCAAAGACATAGATCAGCATCAAGCGTACGGGTGGTAAGGAGGACAAGCTCCAACATTAATAACATCAACCACATCCAAGTAATTTGGGCTTCTTAGTTACAGTTATTTTCATAatagaatataatatttt encodes the following:
- the LOC137828044 gene encoding protein PHLOEM UNLOADING MODULATOR, which encodes MRWPAKNAGLAIAAMSYITVDYLRHLSPTWHSWLQPALWSLLALAAVVRVPSYRHWSAEFRSAIPFVASMLFMLSALLFEALSVRSVTAVLGLDWHRNTPPLPDTGQWFLLALNEKLPSPIVKILRARIIGLHHFLMLFMMLAFSVLFDSVKAPGLGLGARYMFTMGVGRLLRAITFASTILPSARPWCAGSRFRVPGYPHPWAQKYYVPYATDHDAISRVIKLDTAYVDIGKPVGDYQPDWGSMNFLIDFLRPTVSEGPSWYNLLKKAGGGCNDLLYSGHMLVAVLTAMAWTEAYGGFSSALVWLLLMHSAQREIRERHHYTVDCIVAIYVGILLWKMTGFIWSHEATSSNRSLTKLETIQSRLIQASKDSDMDRVRELLKEIELSSEERKDPTGIKYARLFRSATIVFALTVVVLAFILTSDG